The Camelina sativa cultivar DH55 chromosome 14, Cs, whole genome shotgun sequence genome includes a window with the following:
- the LOC109128730 gene encoding uncharacterized protein LOC109128730, producing MASSSKNFHYHYDPNNDSINPFFQEQFNNQFEAAEEAIPVEKNTHIYIDRQREDGHERFWNDYFSDNPTYMERQFRRRFRMNKSLFLRIVNRLSEEVPYFQPKKDATFRNGFSPLQQCTAAIRLLAYGIGTDSVDEYLRISESTSRKCLEHVVVGIVDLFGTEYLRRPTQADLQRLLFYGEQRGFPGMVGSIDCMHWKWKNCPTAWKGMYSRGTDKPTIVLEAVASQDLWIWHAFFGALGTCNDLNVLGQSPVFNDIIYGRAPKVTYYVNGNEYNLAYYLTDGIYPEWATFVKSIPQPQHGKHRLFAERQEGARKDVERAFGVLQSRFVMIKNPSLLWSKDKIAYIMRACLIVQNMIVEDE from the coding sequence atggcatcttcttccaagAATTTTCACTACCATTATGATCCAAATAATGATAGTATTAACCCATTTTTTCAAGAGCAATTTAATAATCAATTTGAAGCTGCTGAAGAGGCAATTCCGGTGGAAAagaatacacatatatatatcgatAGACAACGGGAAGATGGACACGAACGTTTTTGGaacgattattttagtgataacCCGACTTACATGGAGAGGCAATTTCGCCGACGGTTTCGAATGAACAAGTCAttgttcttgcgtattgtgaatcgtctcagtgaagaagttccatattttcaaccaaaaaaggaTGCAACCTTCCGGAATGGTTTCTCACCCCTACaacaatgtactgcagcaattcgactATTAGCATATGGGATTGGGACGGACTCGGTTGACGAATATTTACGTATCTCTGAATCGACTTctcgtaaatgtttggaacatGTCGTCGTCGGAATAGTTGACTTGTTTGGAACTGAATACCTACGCCGACCCACACAAGCGGATCTTCAAAGGCTACTCTTTTACGGAGAACAGCGGggttttcccgggatggttggaagcatcgactgtatgcattggaagtggaaaaattgcccaaccgcttggaaaggaatgtattcaCGAGGCACCGAtaaaccaacaattgttttggaggcggtagcttcacaagatctctggatatggcacgcattttttggagctctaggtacttgtaacgatttaaatgttcttgGTCAATCACCGgtatttaatgacattatttacggtcgagctcccaaagttacgtactatgtcaacggaaatgagtataatttggcttactatctgacggatggtatttacccGGAATGGGCgacatttgttaaatccatcccacaaccacaacacGGGAAACATCGTTTGTTTGCAGAACGACAAGAAGGTgcacgaaaagatgttgagcgtgcatttggagtcctacaatctagattcgtcatgattaaaaatccatctcttttatGGTCAAAGGATAAgattgcatatattatgagagcatgtctcataGTCCagaatatgattgtcgaagatgaa